A genomic stretch from uncultured Desulfovibrio sp. includes:
- the tmk gene encoding dTMP kinase, translated as MFITFEGIEGSGKSTALTLLSQELSRRGYDLVLTREPGGCGLGRAIRPILLDARTRGLHSRAELYLFLADRAQHVGEIVRPALEAGQIVLCDRYTDSTLAYQGYGRGLDPEKLRHINRMATGGLQPDLTLLLDLPVSLGLERAGLRNQREGTVLSEGRFDAESLDFHERVRQGYLQLAAEEPKRFAIIDATQPPEDVELQCLSAVEDFLARNGCILEP; from the coding sequence ATGTTCATCACTTTTGAAGGCATTGAAGGTTCCGGCAAGTCCACGGCCCTGACCCTGCTGTCGCAGGAGCTGAGCCGGCGCGGCTACGATCTGGTGCTCACCCGCGAACCCGGCGGCTGCGGCCTGGGGCGGGCCATCCGTCCCATTCTGCTGGATGCCCGCACCCGCGGGCTGCACAGCCGGGCCGAGCTGTATCTTTTTCTGGCGGACCGCGCCCAGCATGTGGGCGAAATTGTCCGGCCCGCGCTGGAGGCCGGGCAGATTGTGCTCTGTGACCGCTATACCGACTCCACCCTGGCCTATCAGGGCTACGGGCGCGGTCTGGACCCGGAGAAGCTGCGCCATATCAACCGCATGGCCACTGGCGGCCTGCAACCGGACCTGACCCTGCTGCTGGATCTGCCCGTATCGCTGGGCCTGGAGCGGGCCGGTCTGCGCAATCAGCGTGAGGGCACCGTGCTTTCGGAAGGGCGCTTTGACGCCGAAAGTCTGGATTTTCATGAGCGGGTGCGCCAGGGCTATCTGCAACTGGCTGCGGAGGAGCCGAAGCGCTTTGCCATCATCGATGCCACGCAGCCCCCCGAGGATGTGGAATTGCAGTGCCTTTCGGCGGTGGAGGACTTTCTGGCCCGCAATGGCTGTATTCTGGAACCATAG